From a single Planococcus shenhongbingii genomic region:
- a CDS encoding acyl-CoA dehydrogenase family protein — translation MDTFIKTTEQQKLLAQIRKLQPIFQQREPELDALGSFPYENIQDLKNINYHTLTLPIEYGGQGFGLYEYILAQEAISEASGPTGLSIGWHVGIVLEYAENRHWHQTSANWLMKEISKGALINTAATESNAGSPARGALPRTTAVRDGDEWIINGEKTYTSMAPALDYIFVTAATEHYEVITVIIPRQAQGVSFDETWDMLAMRGTASHTLVLEDVRIPVSYVLKLSDAHAAGKGWLLHIPACYIGIAAAARTYAIKFATSYVPASLGKPIAETPNIRQIIGEMELELATARHLLYGTVERYEHAHDKAAMDEALNVAKIAVTHAAMGIVDKAMKIVGSRALSESSPMHRYYLNIRAGLYNPPMEDMVKAQMAGKAIEFFKTKTGGESNI, via the coding sequence ATGGACACTTTTATCAAAACAACCGAACAGCAAAAACTGCTCGCTCAAATCCGGAAATTGCAGCCAATCTTTCAACAACGGGAACCGGAATTGGACGCACTTGGCTCTTTTCCTTATGAAAACATACAAGATTTGAAAAACATCAACTATCATACCTTAACGCTGCCAATTGAATATGGTGGGCAAGGGTTTGGCTTATATGAATACATACTGGCGCAAGAAGCGATCTCCGAAGCTTCCGGCCCAACCGGTTTATCGATTGGCTGGCATGTCGGAATTGTGCTCGAGTATGCCGAAAACCGGCATTGGCACCAAACTTCCGCAAATTGGCTGATGAAAGAAATTTCCAAAGGAGCACTGATTAACACCGCTGCCACCGAAAGCAATGCAGGCAGCCCCGCTCGCGGAGCGTTGCCGCGGACAACGGCTGTACGCGACGGTGATGAATGGATTATCAATGGAGAAAAAACCTACACGTCAATGGCTCCCGCCCTCGATTACATTTTCGTAACAGCTGCTACAGAACACTATGAAGTGATTACGGTTATCATTCCGCGCCAAGCACAAGGCGTTTCTTTCGATGAAACCTGGGACATGCTGGCGATGCGCGGGACTGCAAGCCACACACTCGTTCTTGAAGATGTGCGCATTCCGGTTTCTTATGTACTGAAGCTTTCAGACGCCCATGCGGCCGGAAAGGGGTGGCTGCTCCATATACCAGCCTGTTACATCGGGATCGCAGCAGCAGCACGCACTTACGCAATCAAGTTTGCTACTTCCTATGTTCCAGCTTCCCTGGGAAAGCCAATTGCTGAAACACCGAATATCCGGCAAATAATCGGGGAAATGGAATTGGAACTCGCAACCGCGCGCCATTTGTTATATGGCACTGTCGAACGTTATGAACATGCGCATGACAAAGCAGCGATGGACGAAGCGCTCAATGTGGCGAAAATAGCTGTGACCCATGCAGCAATGGGCATTGTCGACAAAGCGATGAAAATTGTCGGTTCCCGTGCCTTGTCCGAATCCAGCCCGATGCACCGCTATTATTTGAATATCCGTGCGGGCCTTTACAACCCGCCCATGGAAGACATGGTCAAAGCGCAAATGGCCGGAAAAGCCATTGAATTCTTCAAAACCAAAACCGGAGGCGAATCAAACATATGA
- a CDS encoding YkvI family membrane protein, protein MKSLKMASAFIGIIVGAGFASGQEILQYFTSFGIMGIFAAFISTVMFAYLGMSLTRLGSRMQKTSHKDVIYGISGKVLGTIVDYIIIFTLFGVGVVMVAGAGSIFTQQFDLPAALGSTVMIVLVILTIMLNVDKVIGIIGSITPFLVLTVVILAVYSLSTMDSSFSVLDPIAKEQLKAVPNWFLSALNYASFNIAVGASMAIVMGSTEKDEKVAARGGLLGGLGLGALIILSHLAIFAKIDEVGGSEMPMLQIANDISPLMGWFMSIILFGMIFNTAVGMVYAFSARFIQSGTPKFKIFVIIVGVVSYVLSFLGFTELVNMFYPVVGYLGFFLVAALIWTDIRNSGKPVGVSNSLNSN, encoded by the coding sequence ATGAAAAGTTTGAAAATGGCAAGTGCATTCATCGGTATTATTGTCGGAGCAGGTTTTGCGTCCGGCCAAGAAATTCTGCAGTATTTTACAAGTTTTGGAATCATGGGAATTTTTGCTGCTTTTATCTCGACGGTTATGTTTGCTTACTTGGGAATGAGCTTGACTCGCCTTGGGAGCCGAATGCAAAAAACTTCCCATAAAGACGTTATTTATGGCATTAGCGGCAAAGTTTTGGGCACCATTGTAGACTATATCATTATCTTCACGTTATTCGGCGTCGGCGTGGTGATGGTGGCAGGGGCTGGTTCTATTTTCACTCAGCAATTCGATCTTCCTGCTGCTCTGGGAAGTACTGTCATGATTGTTCTAGTGATTCTTACCATTATGCTTAATGTCGATAAAGTGATTGGCATCATCGGCAGTATTACGCCTTTCCTTGTACTGACGGTTGTTATTCTAGCTGTTTACAGCTTATCTACAATGGATTCTTCGTTTTCAGTATTAGATCCCATTGCGAAAGAACAATTGAAAGCAGTTCCAAACTGGTTCTTGTCTGCACTGAATTATGCATCTTTCAATATTGCAGTTGGTGCTTCAATGGCCATTGTTATGGGCAGTACTGAAAAAGATGAAAAAGTTGCTGCACGTGGCGGGTTGCTTGGGGGCCTTGGACTCGGGGCTTTGATTATTTTGAGCCATCTGGCGATTTTTGCGAAAATCGACGAAGTCGGTGGTTCTGAAATGCCTATGCTTCAAATCGCCAATGACATCTCCCCGCTCATGGGCTGGTTCATGTCCATTATCTTGTTCGGAATGATTTTCAATACAGCGGTTGGTATGGTGTATGCGTTTTCAGCGCGTTTTATCCAATCCGGCACGCCTAAATTCAAGATTTTCGTAATCATCGTGGGAGTCGTTTCCTATGTATTAAGTTTCCTTGGCTTTACTGAACTTGTAAATATGTTCTATCCAGTTGTCGGCTATCTCGGGTTCTTCCTGGTTGCGGCTTTGATCTGGACGGATATTAGAAATTCAGGAAAACCTGTTGGTGTAAGTAACAGCTTGAATAGTAATTGA
- a CDS encoding general stress protein, with the protein MTVKMTVENALQAKAEIEKLEAQGFTHDDIYVFAHDKRREADIADALDTEKVGMAEQGFLNNLKNMTVSRGDQLRAEMAAAGLTKEEAEEYEEELDKGKLVIIANKNA; encoded by the coding sequence TTGACAGTTAAAATGACCGTAGAAAATGCATTACAAGCAAAAGCAGAAATCGAAAAATTAGAGGCCCAGGGCTTTACGCATGACGATATTTACGTTTTTGCCCACGATAAACGCCGAGAAGCGGATATTGCTGATGCTCTGGATACTGAAAAAGTCGGCATGGCAGAACAAGGATTTTTAAATAACTTGAAGAATATGACGGTATCACGCGGTGATCAATTACGCGCCGAAATGGCAGCGGCTGGCTTAACCAAAGAAGAAGCCGAAGAGTATGAAGAAGAACTGGACAAAGGCAAGCTCGTTATCATTGCCAATAAAAATGCTTAA
- a CDS encoding MBL fold metallo-hydrolase: MKITTIGIWGGYPNKNEATSSFLLEHEGFRCLVDCGSGVLAAVQNYTQLRDLDAAVISHYHPDHVADIGVLQHAAMVGMQLKEWKTPFPIYGHDRDPEMFQNLSYKGVTEGQVIDASQKMQIGPWEVSFCETIHPVYCLALKFSAEGKSVVFTADTEWKDELVAFSKDADLLVSEANLYEKYVGIIKGHMSGSQAGLLAEKAGVKELWLTHLPQYGDIREILGAAQTSYTGKVQFAKIGYSSEI, translated from the coding sequence TTGAAAATCACTACGATTGGCATTTGGGGAGGCTATCCGAATAAAAACGAGGCCACTTCTTCTTTCTTGCTTGAACACGAAGGGTTCCGCTGTCTTGTGGACTGCGGCAGCGGAGTTTTGGCTGCTGTTCAGAATTATACGCAACTGCGGGATTTGGATGCAGCGGTTATCAGCCATTACCATCCGGACCATGTTGCGGATATCGGGGTGCTGCAGCATGCGGCCATGGTCGGAATGCAATTGAAGGAGTGGAAAACGCCCTTCCCGATTTATGGCCATGACCGGGATCCGGAAATGTTTCAGAACTTATCTTATAAAGGAGTCACAGAAGGGCAAGTGATCGACGCATCCCAAAAGATGCAGATTGGGCCGTGGGAAGTGTCTTTTTGCGAAACAATCCACCCTGTTTATTGTCTAGCACTAAAGTTTTCAGCAGAAGGAAAATCAGTCGTTTTCACAGCAGATACGGAATGGAAAGATGAGTTGGTTGCCTTTTCTAAAGATGCGGATTTGCTGGTATCAGAAGCGAATTTATATGAAAAATATGTGGGCATTATCAAAGGGCATATGAGCGGAAGCCAAGCCGGTCTGCTTGCTGAGAAGGCTGGAGTTAAAGAATTATGGCTGACTCATCTGCCGCAATATGGCGACATCCGAGAGATTCTTGGAGCCGCCCAAACTTCATATACTGGGAAAGTGCAATTTGCGAAGATTGGCTATTCTAGTGAAATTTAA
- a CDS encoding LLM class flavin-dependent oxidoreductase: MGQNTNTLSVSVLDLVAISEGQTAKNALEDMVSLAQHVEKLGYHRFWLSEHHNSPTLASSATSILISKVLDHTNSIQVGSGGIMLPNHTPLVVAEQFGTLETMYPNRVNLGLGRAPGTDMQTAHALRRTTQETAYAFPQDVVELQNYLKPIEHQGMVHAYPGVGTEVPIFILGSSTSSAQLAARLGLPYAFAAHFAPQQLKQAIQIYRSQFQPSEYLAEPYVIVCVNVVAGETNEEAEKLSTSSQLFYLNVVRGTKNLLQPPVDTMDSKWSLYEENIARSMSQYTFIGDRETISRQLRPFIEELQINELMAVSYIYDQEKRKRSFELLKEAVEQL; encoded by the coding sequence ATGGGCCAAAATACAAATACATTGTCCGTGTCCGTCCTGGATTTAGTGGCCATTTCAGAAGGCCAAACGGCAAAAAATGCACTTGAAGATATGGTCAGCTTGGCACAGCATGTCGAGAAACTTGGGTATCACCGGTTTTGGCTGTCAGAACACCATAATTCGCCGACACTTGCAAGTTCCGCAACATCGATTTTGATTTCCAAAGTATTGGATCATACCAACTCAATTCAAGTGGGATCCGGAGGCATTATGCTGCCGAACCATACACCGCTTGTGGTAGCGGAACAATTCGGAACATTGGAAACGATGTATCCGAATCGCGTCAATTTAGGCCTTGGCCGCGCGCCGGGGACGGATATGCAAACGGCTCATGCGCTGCGCAGAACCACTCAAGAAACAGCCTATGCCTTTCCGCAAGATGTAGTGGAACTACAGAATTACTTGAAGCCGATTGAGCACCAAGGCATGGTCCATGCTTATCCAGGAGTTGGAACGGAAGTGCCGATCTTTATTCTTGGCTCCAGTACTTCCAGTGCGCAGCTCGCTGCACGCCTCGGTCTGCCTTATGCTTTTGCGGCCCATTTCGCGCCGCAGCAGCTAAAACAAGCCATTCAGATTTACCGCAGCCAATTCCAGCCTTCTGAATACTTGGCAGAACCTTACGTCATTGTTTGTGTGAATGTGGTGGCGGGAGAAACAAACGAAGAAGCGGAAAAACTATCGACTTCCAGCCAATTGTTTTATTTGAATGTGGTGAGAGGCACGAAAAACCTTCTGCAGCCGCCAGTTGATACAATGGACAGCAAATGGAGCCTGTATGAAGAAAACATAGCGCGCAGTATGTCGCAATATACATTTATAGGCGACCGCGAGACAATCAGTCGCCAGTTGCGGCCATTTATTGAAGAATTGCAAATCAATGAATTGATGGCAGTTTCTTATATTTACGATCAGGAAAAGAGAAAGCGTTCATTTGAATTATTGAAAGAAGCGGTAGAGCAACTATAA
- a CDS encoding NAD(P)-dependent oxidoreductase, giving the protein MKVGIIGASGKAGGLILEEAVSRGHEVTAIVRDASKMEDAAIAYLEKDVFSLTAEDLKQFDVVVNAFGVPPEKAEQHVEAGRKLIQALKDAPETRLIVVGGAGSLFVDEARTTRLIETPEFPDAFKAIASNQGQNLADLEEAEGIRWTFLSPAAFFDAEGKRTGHYQIGEDSIMVNKKGKSYVSYPDYAIALVDEIENPKHINKRFTVVSESN; this is encoded by the coding sequence ATGAAAGTTGGAATTATCGGTGCATCAGGAAAAGCAGGTGGCCTCATTTTAGAAGAGGCAGTTTCAAGAGGGCATGAAGTGACAGCAATAGTTAGAGATGCTTCGAAAATGGAAGACGCGGCTATTGCTTATCTGGAAAAAGATGTATTCAGTCTGACAGCTGAAGATTTAAAACAGTTCGACGTGGTCGTGAATGCTTTTGGTGTACCGCCTGAAAAAGCGGAACAGCATGTAGAAGCAGGAAGAAAGTTAATTCAGGCGCTGAAAGACGCACCGGAAACAAGATTGATCGTAGTTGGCGGGGCCGGAAGCTTATTCGTGGACGAAGCCAGAACTACCCGTTTGATTGAGACACCAGAATTCCCGGATGCTTTTAAAGCGATCGCATCAAACCAAGGGCAAAACCTGGCTGATCTGGAAGAGGCTGAAGGAATTCGCTGGACTTTCTTAAGCCCTGCTGCATTTTTTGATGCCGAAGGCAAACGTACAGGCCATTACCAAATTGGTGAAGACAGCATTATGGTCAACAAAAAAGGCAAGAGTTATGTCAGCTATCCGGACTATGCGATTGCATTGGTGGATGAAATTGAAAATCCTAAACACATAAACAAACGATTTACAGTTGTATCAGAGTCCAACTAA
- a CDS encoding purine/pyrimidine permease, whose product MMKNLFGGVQWAVFLLASSIAAPIAIANVFGMDSGDTALFVQRTIFILGIACLVQAWLGHRMPINEGPAGLWWGIFVIYAGLVGVMYPSMETSLQALQSGLLYSGLLFIIFAYTGVVRKMKSLLTPTITFVYLVLLVLQLSESIISGLLGIVEEGQPVDLLVLLGGIAVVGITFFLMGHKIAWVNRYSILLAITAGWLIFGLLGKTKEITFTSNAVVAFPEMLVFGPLIWDSGMFVTALFLTILLIANMMASVRVMEMVLKNTFSIEQEDRVKQASVASGINHILAGVFSAIGPVPISGAAGFVSATRNPSLKPFIIGGLIVAFISLFPNLMTLLAALPAPVAYAVIFAIFTKMVEMAFDELTEESDSQQAYKVSAFGLMIGVGFMFLPPESVAELPAVVAATFSNGLITGTLAAIAVEQYLLWRKRSR is encoded by the coding sequence ATGATGAAAAATTTATTTGGGGGAGTACAATGGGCGGTGTTTCTTTTGGCTTCGTCTATTGCAGCTCCGATTGCCATCGCTAATGTATTTGGAATGGACAGCGGAGATACCGCTTTATTTGTCCAGCGGACGATTTTTATCCTTGGCATTGCTTGTCTGGTGCAAGCATGGCTTGGGCACAGAATGCCCATTAATGAAGGACCAGCGGGATTATGGTGGGGGATATTCGTTATTTATGCCGGGCTGGTTGGCGTCATGTACCCTTCCATGGAGACGTCATTGCAAGCGCTGCAAAGCGGATTGCTTTACAGCGGTTTGTTGTTCATCATTTTCGCTTATACCGGAGTGGTAAGGAAGATGAAATCCCTGCTCACGCCAACTATCACATTTGTTTACTTGGTGCTGCTTGTTTTGCAATTGAGCGAATCCATTATAAGCGGTTTGCTTGGCATAGTTGAGGAAGGACAGCCGGTGGATCTCCTAGTTTTGCTTGGAGGTATTGCAGTCGTAGGCATCACATTTTTTCTGATGGGACACAAAATTGCCTGGGTCAACCGCTACTCAATTCTGCTTGCAATTACAGCAGGCTGGCTGATCTTTGGATTGTTAGGTAAAACAAAGGAAATTACTTTTACATCGAATGCGGTAGTGGCGTTTCCAGAAATGCTTGTGTTTGGTCCGCTCATTTGGGACAGCGGCATGTTCGTTACTGCGCTGTTTCTCACCATCCTGCTCATTGCCAATATGATGGCATCCGTACGGGTAATGGAAATGGTGCTGAAAAATACATTTTCCATTGAGCAGGAAGACCGCGTTAAGCAGGCTTCTGTAGCATCCGGCATCAATCATATTCTGGCCGGGGTGTTCTCTGCAATTGGACCTGTACCAATTTCAGGCGCCGCAGGCTTTGTCAGTGCAACCCGGAACCCTTCCTTAAAGCCATTTATCATAGGTGGATTGATTGTTGCTTTCATCAGCCTGTTTCCGAATTTGATGACGCTGCTGGCGGCACTTCCGGCACCGGTCGCTTATGCAGTGATTTTTGCCATCTTTACAAAAATGGTGGAAATGGCTTTTGATGAACTAACGGAAGAAAGTGACAGCCAGCAAGCTTATAAAGTCTCTGCTTTTGGCTTAATGATTGGAGTAGGCTTCATGTTTTTACCACCGGAAAGCGTAGCCGAGCTGCCAGCGGTAGTTGCTGCCACATTTTCAAACGGACTGATTACAGGGACATTAGCTGCGATTGCTGTAGAACAGTATCTGCTTTGGAGAAAAAGATCGCGCTAA
- the pepF gene encoding oligoendopeptidase F, with protein MAKSLPLRSEVPVEETWNLESLFASDQAFNKALDSLEQEAAAFQEQHKGNIQNTASVIEVLTAYLALLEKLVPISTYASLALSTDQTNDVAQMRASKYSSVAAKISSRLSFVTSELLEQPEETLKAAMEQSAEFEVYLKKLIRKKPHQLHPEVEKTLAAYSSTFSAPYGLYNTTKMVDMAFEDFEVNGKRYPLSYVSFEGDWEAEPDAELRRTAFTAFSNKLKEYQHTTAKTYDMQLQMEKTTSDLRGYETIFDYLLFNQEVDRSLYNRQIDLITEELAPHMRKYAKLLQKAHDLEKMTFADLKVSLDPSYEPEITVDESKKYINDALGIMGGDYLEMVERSYSERWIDFAQNTGKSTGAFCSSPYGHHPYILISWTGRMNEVFVLAHELGHAGHFYNANREQNLFNARPSLYFIEAPSTMNEMLVANHLLQNSEDPKFKRWVISSIVARTYYHNFVTHLLEAAYQRKVYDRIDAGQSVNAGVLNAIKRGVLEEFWGDAVEITPGAELTWMRQPHYYMGLYPYTYSAGLTISTQVSKRILKEGQPAVDEWLEVLKTGGTKTPAELSKMAGVDITTEEPLRDTIAYIGELIDELVVLTEEIEEVAK; from the coding sequence ATGGCCAAAAGTTTACCGTTGCGTTCAGAAGTGCCTGTAGAAGAGACGTGGAATTTGGAGAGCTTGTTTGCATCTGATCAAGCTTTCAATAAAGCTTTGGACAGCCTGGAGCAGGAAGCTGCTGCGTTTCAGGAACAACATAAAGGAAACATCCAAAATACAGCGTCGGTCATTGAAGTGCTGACAGCTTATTTAGCGCTATTAGAAAAGCTGGTTCCCATTAGTACGTATGCAAGTTTGGCTTTAAGCACCGACCAGACAAACGACGTGGCACAAATGCGTGCCAGCAAATATAGCTCAGTCGCTGCAAAGATCAGCAGCCGTTTGTCGTTTGTCACCAGCGAACTTTTGGAGCAGCCGGAAGAAACACTGAAGGCTGCCATGGAGCAATCAGCTGAGTTCGAAGTTTACTTGAAAAAACTGATCCGCAAAAAGCCTCATCAGCTTCATCCGGAAGTTGAAAAAACATTAGCCGCCTATTCTTCTACATTCAGTGCGCCTTACGGTTTGTATAACACCACTAAAATGGTCGATATGGCCTTTGAAGATTTTGAAGTGAACGGCAAACGCTATCCGCTCAGCTATGTATCTTTTGAGGGAGACTGGGAAGCAGAACCTGATGCGGAACTTCGCCGGACAGCCTTTACTGCTTTTTCGAATAAATTAAAAGAGTATCAGCATACGACAGCGAAGACTTATGATATGCAGCTGCAGATGGAGAAAACAACTTCTGATCTGCGCGGCTATGAAACGATTTTCGATTATTTATTGTTCAATCAGGAAGTGGATCGCTCGCTGTACAACCGCCAAATCGACTTGATCACAGAAGAACTGGCTCCGCATATGCGGAAGTATGCGAAATTGCTGCAGAAAGCACACGACCTTGAAAAAATGACGTTTGCTGATTTGAAAGTTTCGCTCGATCCTTCCTATGAACCGGAAATCACCGTGGATGAATCCAAAAAATACATTAACGATGCACTTGGCATTATGGGCGGCGACTACCTGGAAATGGTGGAACGCTCGTATTCAGAACGCTGGATTGATTTTGCTCAAAACACTGGGAAGTCCACCGGGGCCTTTTGTTCAAGCCCCTACGGCCACCATCCGTATATCCTGATTTCCTGGACCGGTCGCATGAATGAGGTATTTGTTCTGGCTCATGAACTTGGCCATGCCGGGCATTTCTACAACGCAAACCGTGAACAAAATCTATTTAACGCACGCCCGTCTCTTTACTTTATCGAAGCACCTTCAACGATGAACGAGATGCTGGTGGCAAACCACCTGCTTCAAAATTCCGAAGATCCGAAATTCAAGCGCTGGGTCATTTCATCGATCGTTGCCCGAACGTATTACCATAACTTTGTGACGCATTTACTGGAAGCCGCTTATCAGCGGAAAGTATACGATCGCATTGATGCCGGACAAAGCGTCAATGCTGGTGTCTTGAATGCCATCAAGCGGGGCGTTCTGGAAGAATTCTGGGGAGACGCAGTGGAAATTACGCCAGGCGCCGAACTGACTTGGATGCGCCAGCCCCATTACTATATGGGACTATATCCATACACTTACAGTGCAGGGCTTACGATTTCCACACAAGTTTCAAAGCGGATTTTGAAAGAAGGACAGCCTGCGGTTGATGAGTGGCTCGAGGTATTGAAAACTGGAGGCACAAAAACGCCGGCCGAACTTTCAAAAATGGCCGGAGTCGACATCACCACCGAAGAGCCTTTGCGCGATACGATTGCCTATATCGGTGAATTGATCGATGAACTGGTTGTTTTAACAGAAGAAATTGAAGAAGTAGCAAAATAA
- a CDS encoding PaaI family thioesterase, with the protein MNEAIMNAIQDDYPEEFAWCYGCGRLNKEGHHFRTRWDGEKTVTLYKPDPAHKAIPGFVYGGLIASLIDCHGTGSASLALHRKNGFEPGSGEEPPRFVTASLHVDFLKPTPEGVVLKAIGTVEEIHPKKFKVAVQVFADETLCATGEVKAVVMPESFSK; encoded by the coding sequence ATGAATGAAGCAATCATGAATGCGATACAAGACGATTATCCGGAAGAATTTGCCTGGTGCTATGGCTGTGGCCGTCTAAACAAAGAAGGGCATCATTTCCGGACAAGGTGGGACGGAGAAAAAACGGTTACGTTATACAAGCCGGATCCTGCCCATAAAGCGATACCGGGATTTGTCTACGGAGGGTTGATTGCTTCCCTGATTGATTGCCATGGAACCGGTTCGGCTTCGCTTGCCTTGCACCGGAAAAATGGTTTTGAACCTGGAAGCGGAGAAGAACCACCGCGTTTTGTGACCGCTTCTTTACATGTGGATTTTTTAAAACCGACTCCTGAAGGGGTAGTTTTAAAAGCAATCGGCACGGTGGAAGAAATACATCCAAAGAAATTTAAAGTGGCGGTACAAGTGTTCGCCGATGAAACGCTTTGCGCAACAGGCGAAGTAAAAGCAGTCGTAATGCCGGAATCGTTTTCAAAATAG
- a CDS encoding LLM class flavin-dependent oxidoreductase, whose translation MRYGFWLPIFGGWLRNVEDEKMPATFDYAKQVVQSAEKWGYDTTLIAELNLNDIKGMEADSLEAWSTAAALAAVTEKIEIMTAIRPAFHNPAVTAKMAANIDQISNGRFTLNVVSAWWAEEARQYGGEFTEHDERYDRTDEFLQVVKGMWSEKEFSFKGKYYDIQNARLEPKPVQKPNPILYAGGESPRGKKSIVESCDAYVMHGGTVEEIKMKIEDMKKLRKEAGKSPLQSFGMAAYIVCRDTEEEVKAEYARIVDMKDASGYVGYNDFVSKSQLEQQVKLEDYSVSNRGLRPDLIGTPEQIADRILAYEEAGLDLLLLQFSPQLEEMERFSQKVMPLVEEKRKTIETLSN comes from the coding sequence ATGAGATATGGCTTTTGGCTGCCGATTTTCGGTGGATGGCTGCGCAATGTAGAAGATGAGAAGATGCCGGCAACATTTGACTATGCAAAACAAGTGGTGCAGTCAGCTGAAAAGTGGGGGTACGATACCACATTGATCGCTGAACTGAACTTGAATGATATAAAAGGGATGGAAGCCGATTCGCTTGAAGCTTGGTCTACTGCTGCGGCACTCGCTGCTGTAACAGAAAAAATCGAAATCATGACGGCAATTCGCCCTGCCTTCCATAATCCCGCTGTTACTGCAAAAATGGCTGCTAACATTGACCAAATTTCCAATGGCCGCTTTACTCTCAATGTCGTTTCCGCTTGGTGGGCAGAAGAAGCGCGCCAATACGGCGGTGAGTTTACAGAGCATGATGAGCGCTATGACCGGACAGATGAATTCCTCCAAGTCGTCAAAGGCATGTGGTCTGAAAAGGAATTTTCGTTTAAAGGAAAGTATTACGATATCCAGAACGCCCGCTTAGAACCAAAACCGGTCCAAAAGCCCAACCCGATTTTATATGCAGGAGGAGAAAGCCCTCGGGGCAAAAAGTCGATTGTGGAATCGTGTGATGCTTATGTTATGCATGGCGGCACCGTCGAAGAAATCAAAATGAAAATCGAAGACATGAAGAAGCTGCGCAAAGAAGCCGGAAAATCTCCGCTGCAATCTTTCGGCATGGCCGCTTATATCGTGTGCCGTGATACGGAAGAAGAAGTGAAGGCGGAATATGCCCGTATCGTAGATATGAAAGATGCCAGCGGCTATGTCGGCTACAATGACTTTGTCTCAAAATCGCAATTGGAACAGCAAGTGAAGCTGGAGGACTATTCGGTTTCAAATCGCGGGTTGCGCCCGGATTTGATCGGCACGCCAGAGCAGATTGCAGACCGCATTCTTGCTTATGAAGAAGCTGGACTGGATTTATTGCTGCTGCAATTCTCGCCGCAACTGGAAGAGATGGAACGCTTTTCACAAAAAGTGATGCCGCTGGTGGAAGAAAAACGCAAAACCATCGAAACACTTTCCAACTAG
- a CDS encoding ATP-grasp domain-containing protein, which produces MTEKIYVIHENEEWTTHLFKRLDELELPYENWFINEGLVDLNEVPPEGVFYSRMSASSHTRGHRYAPELAESLLVWLEHHGRKVFNGSRALRLEVSKVNQYMALNAAGIRTPKTIAANGKEQIVKAAGKLGESSFIIKHNRAGKGLGVQLFHSMEALHEYLNGGGFEPSIDGITLVQQYIQAPEPFITRCEFVGGKFVYAVQVDTSEGFELCPADACRIDDLFCPVGEQVEEKPKFQVVKGFDDPIISKYEEFLRQNHIAVAGIEFIRNADGEVFTYDVNTNTNYNSDAEAAYGTYGMLELAKFLGKQLKGAKVTA; this is translated from the coding sequence ATGACTGAAAAAATATATGTAATTCATGAAAACGAAGAATGGACAACCCATCTTTTCAAACGTCTCGATGAACTGGAATTACCATATGAAAACTGGTTTATCAACGAAGGGCTTGTCGACTTGAACGAAGTTCCGCCGGAAGGTGTGTTCTATAGCCGAATGAGTGCTTCTTCCCATACAAGAGGCCATCGCTACGCACCGGAACTCGCAGAGTCGCTGCTTGTCTGGCTGGAGCATCATGGCCGCAAAGTCTTTAACGGCAGCCGTGCGCTGCGCCTCGAAGTCAGTAAAGTGAACCAGTATATGGCTTTGAATGCTGCAGGCATCCGCACGCCTAAAACGATTGCAGCCAACGGCAAGGAACAAATCGTGAAAGCTGCGGGAAAACTGGGTGAATCATCTTTCATCATCAAACACAATCGCGCTGGAAAAGGGCTGGGCGTGCAATTATTCCATTCCATGGAAGCTTTGCATGAATACTTGAACGGCGGTGGTTTTGAACCATCAATCGATGGCATTACGCTGGTCCAACAGTATATTCAGGCGCCGGAACCGTTTATCACGCGCTGCGAATTTGTCGGCGGAAAATTCGTCTATGCAGTGCAGGTCGATACTTCTGAAGGCTTTGAACTTTGTCCTGCAGATGCTTGCCGCATTGATGACTTGTTCTGCCCGGTCGGTGAACAAGTGGAAGAAAAACCAAAATTCCAAGTGGTTAAAGGATTTGATGATCCGATCATCTCGAAATACGAAGAATTTCTTCGCCAAAACCATATCGCAGTGGCAGGGATTGAATTTATTCGCAATGCGGACGGTGAAGTTTTCACTTATGATGTAAACACGAATACCAATTATAATTCCGATGCCGAAGCGGCTTACGGAACGTATGGTATGCTGGAATTGGCGAAATTCCTAGGCAAACAATTAAAAGGCGCAAAAGTAACTGCATAA